In Formosa haliotis, the sequence GTTTGTAACATCGCAAAAGACGTTTACAGTGCCTTCAATTTCAAAATGTAACTCTAGTAATGTGGTCTTTTTTTCTAAAAGTACATCTACATGTATGTTAGCATCATTGAAATCTTCATACCCAAAATGTTTAAAGAACTCCTGTCCAATTTGATACTCGAATTGATGCTTTCCTAATTTTAATCCAATAAATTGAATTGTAAATTCTTTCAACAACTTCATTTTCATATCTAATTTGAGCCTGCAAATATATAAAATTTTATCTTAGGCAAGCTTACTTATAAACATTTTTTGTTTATATCTTTTTTTTATGATATATTATACTCTTTTTACAAGCGTTTCGTACTCCAAACGGTGTTTAAAAATTTGAATACCAGCAAATAAAGCCTCTTTAAAAGAGGTTTCGTTAGCGATACCTTTACCTGCTATTTCAAAAGCCGTGCCGTGATCTGGAGAAGTCCGTACTTTATTTAAACCTGCCGTGTAATTAACACCTTCTCCAAACGAAAGCGTTTTAAACGGAATTAAACCTTGGTCGTGATAGGATGCAATTACAGCATCAAAGTTTTTATAATTGTTAGACCCAAAAAAACTATCGGCAGCATAGGGTCCGAACACCAATTTACCACTCTCTTTTATTTTGTGCAACGTTGGCCTTAACACATCGTCATCTTCTGACCCAATAACACCATTATCACCCGTATGCGGATTTATACCTAAAACAGCTATTTTTGGTTTAGAAATTTGAAAATCTTTTTGAAGAGATTTATATACTGTTTGTATCTTTTCCTCAATTAATTCTGGAGTTATATATTTAGAAACTTCGCTAACAGGAACGTGGTCGGTTAACAATCCCACTTTTAAAGAATCGGTAATCATAAACATTAAACTTTCTCCTTCTAATTGCTGTGCCAAATAATCGGTATGACCTGGAAATTTAAAGGTTTCAGATTGTATATTATGTTTATTGATAGGAGCTGTAACCAATACATCGATACTTCCTTCTTTTAGCGCTTCTGTTGCCGCTACTAAAGACTTAATAGCGTATTCCCCTATTTTAAAATCTTCCTTTCCGAAGTTTATAGACACATTCTCTTTCCAAACATTCATCACATTAACTTTCCCAATAATGGTTTGGTTAATATGATTGATCCCATTAAAGTTTATATCCATTTTAAAATGCGTCTTAAAAAAGGACATCACTTTAACCGAGGCGAAAATCACTGGTGTACAGAATTCTAAAATTCTAGCATCTTGAAACGTCTTTAACACAATTTCACCACCAATACCGTTCAAGTCTCCAATTGATATTCCAACTATTATATTTTCTTCTTTCTTCATTAAACTTGATAACTATTTTGTTTGTAATTTTACCATTACAAATTTAACCAAATAAATGAATTAATATGTTTACAGGAATAATAGAAAATTTAGGTCGTGTTACTAATCTTAAATCAGATCAAGATAATCTTCATGTAACCATAGAAAGCAGTTTAGCACCCGAACTTAAAATAGATCAAAGTGTTGCTCACAACGGCGTGTGTTTAACAGTGGTTCATATAAAAGAGAATACCTATACGGTTACGGCGATTCAAGAAACTTTAAATAAAACAAATTTAGCTTCGTTACAACTTGGTGACATAGTCAATTTAGAACGTGCCATGCTTTTAGGAGACCGTTTAGACGGTCATATTGTACAAGGTCATGTAGACCAAACTGCAACTTGTATTGATATTAAAGAAACAGCTGGGAGTTGGTTATTTACATTTGAATATAATAAAGACCTTAACAACATTACTATAGAAAAGGGCTCGATAACGGTAAACGGCACGAGTTTAACTGTGGTAAACTCTAAACGCAGTCAGTTTAGTGTAGCCATTATACCTTACACCTACGAACACACAAACTTTAAATACTTTAAAATTGGTGATGCCGTAAATTTAGAATTTGATGTATTAGGGAAATACGTTAAACGTTTAATGGAATTCGATATAAAATAAAACCTATTTTCTAATCGATTTTTTAATACCGTAATAGGCACCAGCAGCAATTAAAAAGGTTAACCCTCCATCAATAGGCAGGCCTGGTGGAGGAGTCCCTTCAACAGTACTAGGTACTGGAGGTCCATTATCCTTTCCAACTTGAGCAAAACAAACTGCACTTGAAGATACAAGTATAAAGACTACAATTAATTTGGTTATTTTTCGCATTGGTTTATATAATGGTTAAAAACATTAACCATAAAATGGTTTACTCAATATTTCTTAGTTTTACTAATCTAATTGATTTTAGCGCCGTAAATTTAATACAAATCTAATTACAACTACAACTTTTTGGTCAACAAATAATTAAACCAAAATAGACTTCATTTAAAAAGCTTGTAAATAAAAAGGTTGTCTACTTAAAGAAATACCATTTACATGTTGCAAAAATTGCAAATATTATTCAATTATATGTTTTTATTTCTCATTTTTTTTATTCGACCAACAAATAATATCGACAATACTAATTTTAAGCATTTTTTTTATCATAAATTAAAATTATATTCAAAAAATACGCATTATTACTTATCCTAAATAATACAATCAATTTCGATTAAGTTTGAAATATGCCAAATCAAAAGACTTCCTTAATAATCTGGAATATTTCAAAAGAATCGATAATGAGGTCTAATTTTAAAAAATAGATTACATTTATATAGCTTTTTCCAACATTAATAACATCACTTACTCTTTTAAGCATGAAGCCTCGTACGACATTAAAACAGATAGCTAAGGTATTTAATGTGTCTATTGCAACCGTTTCAAAAGCACTAAAAGATAGTCACGAGATTAGTCCTGCAACAAAAACAAAAATTCAAGATTACGCTAAAGCTCATAATTACAGACCAAATAGTATTGCTCTAAGTTTACTTCATAAAAAAACTAAAACCATAGGAGTTATTATGCCTTCTATTTTAAATCGGTTTTTCGTAAAAACTTTTAGCGGTATAGAACAAGTAGCAAATGAAAAAGGATACAATGTTTTAGCTATTGTTTCGCACGGAAATTTAGAAAAAGAAATGGCTTCGATACATATGCTTGAGAATGGTTTAATTGATGGTTTATTAATTTCTCTAAGTGAAGAAACCGAGACCAAACAGTATTTTAAACATATTGAAGATTTTATTAATAATGCGGGACCTGTGGTAATGTTCGATCGTATTTCAGATACCATTACAACAGATAAGGTTATTGTAGACGATTTTAATTGTGCTTACAAAGCCACAGAGCATTTAATAAAAACAGGATGCAAACATATTTCTGTCGTCTCTACTTTAGATAATACTCTTGGGATTATTAAATTACGTGTTGATGGCTATTTAAAAGCATTACAAGATTATAACATTCCCGTAAACCCGAAACTTATTAACTTAATAAAGAAAAGTTACGATTTTGAAACCGAGATAAAAACGATGTTAGATTATCAAGACGTGGATGCCATAATTGGTTTAGAGGAATTCTCTGCGGTAGAATCTATGGTTATTGCTCAAGAACGCGGATATACAATACCAGATGATATTTCTATAATTAGTTTTACAAATAGCGATTTTTTTAAATACACGAATCCTAGTATTACATGCATTAATCAGCATAGTGTATTTATGGGAAAAACTGCAGCCGAAATTCTTTTTTCTAGAATAGAAAATCAGAAAACTACAGAACAAGATTTCATAACCAAAACCATTAAAACCACACTTATTGAACGCGGAAGTACAAAACCCTTACCTTAAAACAAGAATAAGGGTTATTGTGTTTTATTTTTTTGTCCATAAATCATTCATCTCCTCAAGGGTTTTTCCTTTTGTTTCCGGAACATACTTCCACACAAATAACATGGCCAAAATGGACATAATACCATACACCCAGTAGGCAAAACCATGATTAAATTGCTCCGTTAGGTAAGAATTATCATCCATCATAGGAAAAGTTAGCGACACCAAATAATTCGAAATCCATTGAGCAGCAACTGCTACAGCCATAGCTTTCCCTCTAATTTTATTTGGAAAAATCTCTGAAAGCAATACCCAAACAACCGGCCCCCAACTCATGGCAAAACTAGCCACATAAAGCATCATACATCCTAAAGCCAAATACCCTGTAGCTCCAGAGAAAAACACAAAACCAAGCGCTAACATAGCAATAGCCATACCTAAGGCTCCGATCATCATAAGTGGTTTTCTACCGTATTTATCTACTGTTTTCACCGCAATTATAGTAAATAAGAAGTTTACTATACCTACAATAATAGTTAGTAAAAGGGCACCATCGGTATTCGGATCTATCGATTTAAAGATCTCTGGAGCATAATATAATACCACATTAATACCTACAAATTGCTGAAATACAGACAAGGTAATACCTATGATAATAATTCCCCACCCGTACGATAATAGTTTTCCAGAAGACTCCTCCATAGTACCTTCAATTTCAACTAATATTTTACGTGCCTCTGCTTCACCATTAACTTTTGTAAGCACTTCTAAAGCCTCTTTTGGTTTATTCTTCAACATTAAAGAACGTGGTGTATCTGGCACAAAAAACAATAATCCTAAAAATAGGCCAGCAGGAATAACTTCAGAAGCAAACATCCAACGCCAACCTACTTCATTTAGCCAAGCATCAGACCCACCACTTCTCGAAATAAAATAATTTACAAAATATACCACCATAAAACCTCCTACAATAGCTAATTGATTTAGAGAAACCAATTTACCTCTACTTTTAGCCGGTGCAATTTCGGCAATATATAATGGCGATAACATGGAAGCTAAACCGACACCTATTCCACCCAGAATTCTGTAAAAGATAAATATTGTTGAAAACGTATGATCCAATTCTCCAATAGGCTTTATAAACATTTCTGGCATCGCAGAACCTAAAGCAGAAATTAAGAATAGTACCGCCGCTAGAATTAGTCCTTTTTTTCTACCTAGTTTTTTGCTTATTAGCCCTCCAAAAACACCACCAATAACACAACCAATTAAAGCACTAGAAACAAGAAAGCCTTTAAAAGCACTTGCCGCAGTTTCACTCAACCCTTTTGGGGTGACAAAGAAACTCTCTAAAGAACCTACAGTTCCAGATATTACACCAGTGTCGTACCCAAACAAAAGCCCCCCTAAGGTAGCTACAAGAGTTAGTTTAATAAGATATTTTGAGTTTACTGTTTCCATTTAAGTTAGTTTAGTTATTTGAAAATTGAATTGATATATAAAATAAACGTATTTATTGAACTCTTGTTAAACCAAGAACGCTAGAAAATTGGTTTAAAGTTTTCTAACCTTGGTTTACCTCGTAGTCATTAAAGGCAAGACATACGTTTACTGATATGCATTAAAAGTACCGATTTGAAAACAATTATGTCTACAAACCGATACTTAAAATGTAGTTAATTCTAAATATATTGGTTAATTATATTTTCGAACAATTCTTGTTTACCACTTTGTAATTTTAACTCGCCATTTTCTTGAGCTATTTTGTACAGATCTTGAAGATTTAACTTTCCTGCTTCAAAGTCTTTCCCTTTTCCAGAATCGAAACTACTATAACGTTCTGTTCTTAATTTATCGTAAGCAGAAGATGAGATAATTTTATCGGCTGTTATCAAGGCTCTAGCAAATGTATCT encodes:
- a CDS encoding LacI family DNA-binding transcriptional regulator → MKPRTTLKQIAKVFNVSIATVSKALKDSHEISPATKTKIQDYAKAHNYRPNSIALSLLHKKTKTIGVIMPSILNRFFVKTFSGIEQVANEKGYNVLAIVSHGNLEKEMASIHMLENGLIDGLLISLSEETETKQYFKHIEDFINNAGPVVMFDRISDTITTDKVIVDDFNCAYKATEHLIKTGCKHISVVSTLDNTLGIIKLRVDGYLKALQDYNIPVNPKLINLIKKSYDFETEIKTMLDYQDVDAIIGLEEFSAVESMVIAQERGYTIPDDISIISFTNSDFFKYTNPSITCINQHSVFMGKTAAEILFSRIENQKTTEQDFITKTIKTTLIERGSTKPLP
- a CDS encoding riboflavin synthase, which codes for MFTGIIENLGRVTNLKSDQDNLHVTIESSLAPELKIDQSVAHNGVCLTVVHIKENTYTVTAIQETLNKTNLASLQLGDIVNLERAMLLGDRLDGHIVQGHVDQTATCIDIKETAGSWLFTFEYNKDLNNITIEKGSITVNGTSLTVVNSKRSQFSVAIIPYTYEHTNFKYFKIGDAVNLEFDVLGKYVKRLMEFDIK
- the pdxA gene encoding 4-hydroxythreonine-4-phosphate dehydrogenase PdxA, yielding MKKEENIIVGISIGDLNGIGGEIVLKTFQDARILEFCTPVIFASVKVMSFFKTHFKMDINFNGINHINQTIIGKVNVMNVWKENVSINFGKEDFKIGEYAIKSLVAATEALKEGSIDVLVTAPINKHNIQSETFKFPGHTDYLAQQLEGESLMFMITDSLKVGLLTDHVPVSEVSKYITPELIEEKIQTVYKSLQKDFQISKPKIAVLGINPHTGDNGVIGSEDDDVLRPTLHKIKESGKLVFGPYAADSFFGSNNYKNFDAVIASYHDQGLIPFKTLSFGEGVNYTAGLNKVRTSPDHGTAFEIAGKGIANETSFKEALFAGIQIFKHRLEYETLVKRV
- the xylE gene encoding D-xylose transporter XylE — encoded protein: METVNSKYLIKLTLVATLGGLLFGYDTGVISGTVGSLESFFVTPKGLSETAASAFKGFLVSSALIGCVIGGVFGGLISKKLGRKKGLILAAVLFLISALGSAMPEMFIKPIGELDHTFSTIFIFYRILGGIGVGLASMLSPLYIAEIAPAKSRGKLVSLNQLAIVGGFMVVYFVNYFISRSGGSDAWLNEVGWRWMFASEVIPAGLFLGLLFFVPDTPRSLMLKNKPKEALEVLTKVNGEAEARKILVEIEGTMEESSGKLLSYGWGIIIIGITLSVFQQFVGINVVLYYAPEIFKSIDPNTDGALLLTIIVGIVNFLFTIIAVKTVDKYGRKPLMMIGALGMAIAMLALGFVFFSGATGYLALGCMMLYVASFAMSWGPVVWVLLSEIFPNKIRGKAMAVAVAAQWISNYLVSLTFPMMDDNSYLTEQFNHGFAYWVYGIMSILAMLFVWKYVPETKGKTLEEMNDLWTKK
- a CDS encoding PID-CTERM protein-sorting domain-containing protein, producing the protein MRKITKLIVVFILVSSSAVCFAQVGKDNGPPVPSTVEGTPPPGLPIDGGLTFLIAAGAYYGIKKSIRK